In one window of Microplitis demolitor isolate Queensland-Clemson2020A chromosome 4, iyMicDemo2.1a, whole genome shotgun sequence DNA:
- the LOC103574905 gene encoding protein Star, whose product MIGFKDEPNVEYKDNIDDNNDDDIYRHVIKQWYNFPKHDKWFNNKEISMFDNRLLHEINERWIIDTVNSNNNYSGLEMPEIYDPSMGQSQVIKKIFGYKKNGFFIECGAYDGETRSNTLNLERYYNWTGLLIEADPINFRKMIDKKRRAYLSPTCLSLKPYPMNTSFLMANNIGRIHQPNELTSKIENTKDVAHNGKHVDVQCFPLASYIMALNITSVDYFSLDVEGSEMEVLQTIPFNLVDIKTLSVEYTHVENGKNRMIKFMENNGYYSHSFVKKNYNLANDIIFVK is encoded by the exons taatcaAACAATGGTATAACTTCCCAAAACACGATAAGtggtttaataataaagaaatttcaaTGTTCGACAACCGTCTTTTGCATGAAATTAATGAAAGATGGATAATTGATACAGTAAATAGCAATAACAATTATTCTGGACTTGAAATGCCTGAAATTTATGATCCTTCGATGGGTCAGAGTCaggttatcaaaaaaatttttggttacaAA aaaaatggatttttcatAGAATGTGGCGCTTACGATGGGGAAACAAGAAGTAATACATTAAATCTTGAACGTTATTATAATTGGACTGGATTATTGATTGAAGCTGATCcaattaattttcgaaaaatgatTGATAAGAAAAGACGTGCCTATTTATCACCAACATGTTTGAGTTTGAAACCATATCCTATGAAT ACTTCTTTTTTAATGGCAAATAATATCGGTCGAATTCATCAACCCAATGAATTAACAAGTAAAATAGAGAATACAAAAGACGTAGCTCATAATGGTAAACATGTTGACGTCCAGTGTTTTCCTCTCGCCTCATATATTATGGCGTTAAATATCACATCCGTCGATTATTTTAGCCTTGATGTTGAAGGGAGTGAAATGGAAGTTCTTCAAACCATTCCATTTAATCTCGTCGACATAAAG ACACTTTCCGTTGAATATACGCATGTGGAAAATGGAAAAAACCGCATGATAAAGTTTATGGAAAATAATGGGTATTATTCTCattcatttgttaaaaaaaattataatttagcaaatgatataatatttgtcaaa